The sequence ACCACCGTGTTTTGAGAAATTCATGGTTCAAAAGGTCCACAATCAGATCGCGGGGTTCGATTCTTGTTTCAACGAAGACAGCCACCTTCCCCAAAATCGTCCTCGCGGGAAAACAATAGACTCTTCCCTTCACAGGAACGTTTGACTCCAGAACTGTTTTTGTGGTTTCGAAGATGAAAGAGTCAGAAAGCTCAAGGCCGTTCCACAGGATCTTTTCACCGTCACACACTGCCATTCTCTCCGGAAGCCTCAGCACGCAACTTCCTCCTTCTCTCTAAAAGGCTGAACACACATCCACAGTAGTTCTGTCTGTAAATTCCAAGCCTCTTGGAAAGTATTACACCCTCCTGATAAGCTCCTCCCTTTCTGAAATTTTTAAAATAGAACATCACACCGTACTTCTTTTCCAGAGTTTTTCCTATCTCCTCGATCATGGAAAGGTCCTTCTTTGGACTTGCAAGGAGAGTGGTGGAAAAAGAGTCATGCCCTCTCTTCAAAGCTTCCTGAGCAGTTCTTTCTAGGAGAAAACCTATACACCTTTTGCACCTTTCACTGCCTTCGCCGAGATCTCTGTAGTCCTGCACGATGAAATACCACCTTTTCACCTCATTCACTGAGTATTCACCGAAGGACATTTTCAGAGAAAAATGAACCGCCACGTCCTTCACAGCTTTTTTCCTTTTTCTGTACTCCGAAGGAGGCTGAACGTTTGGATTGTAGAAGAAAAATTCCGCATCTTTCACGTGGAACAACGTTGTAAGAAGGTCCGGTGCGCAGCAAACATGTATCAGCACACTCTCACCTCAAAAGAGCCTGGAAGAATCCAAGAGCAAGGTAACTGGCCCATCGTTGATCAGGTGAACGTACATGTGCGCTCTGAAGATTCCCTTTTCCACCTTCAAACCTTTCTTTTCCAGCAGGTTTATGAATTTCTCGTAAAATTTTCTTCCTTCCTCTGGGGGAGCCGCTTCCGTGAAAGAAGGCCTCCTTCCTCTGCGACAGTCCCCGTAGAGTGTGAACTGGGAAACTACAAGCACTTCTCCTCCCACATCCTTC comes from Thermotoga sp. and encodes:
- a CDS encoding epoxyqueuosine reductase QueH, with the protein product MLIHVCCAPDLLTTLFHVKDAEFFFYNPNVQPPSEYRKRKKAVKDVAVHFSLKMSFGEYSVNEVKRWYFIVQDYRDLGEGSERCKRCIGFLLERTAQEALKRGHDSFSTTLLASPKKDLSMIEEIGKTLEKKYGVMFYFKNFRKGGAYQEGVILSKRLGIYRQNYCGCVFSLLERRRKLRAEASGENGSV
- the dtd gene encoding D-aminoacyl-tRNA deacylase; this encodes MRAVVQRVNEAKVIVGEKVVGAIGRGLLVFVGVGKSDTERDCEWLAEKVSGLRIFEDEEGKMNLSVKDVGGEVLVVSQFTLYGDCRRGRRPSFTEAAPPEEGRKFYEKFINLLEKKGLKVEKGIFRAHMYVHLINDGPVTLLLDSSRLF